The genomic stretch CTCGCCCTCAACGCCGTGATCTGGCACAACTGGACCATCGACGCACCGGTCAAACGCTCACTAATCGCCTACGACCACTAACCCCGCCACCAGCACACAATTTCCGGTCAACGATCTAGGACGCCGGTGCCCGCTGGTTTGCGCCGCTTGCCCGGGCTGGCTTAACCCGATTCCCCTAGGTTCCTAGGACGCCTTCGCGTCGGGCCGATCGGCTGGTCGTGCTCCGGCCGCGGGGCGGGGCCGCGTTCTGCGTCACAATCGTCGGTGGAGATCGCCAGGGTGGAGCGGGAGGCGTAGTGTACGAAACAGTTTCGTTTCGCAAAGCAGGCCGGATCGGGGGTTGTCATGGTTGAGCAGGCGCGAACCGCCTCGCCGGCTGTGCGGTCCCGGCGCCTCGACAGCGAGCGTGAGCAGGCGATCCTGCGCGCCGCGTACGAGTTGCTGAGCGAGACGGGCTATCAGGGGCTGCGGGTGGACGCGGTGGCCGCCCGGGCCCAGGCGAGCAAGGCGACCCTCTATCGGCATTGGCCCACCAAGGCCGAGCTGGTCACTGACGCCGTCCGGACGTGCAAGGCAGCCGAGGCGCCGCTGCCCGACACCGGGTCGCTCCGCGGCGACCTGCTGGCGTGGTTCGACGACATGGCCTGCATGATCAGGAGCGAGGAAGGCCCCCTCCTGGCCGGCCTGTTCATGGCCCTGCACACCGATCCGGAGCTCGCCGCGCAACTGCGCCGGATGCGTGAGTCCAAGATCCCGTTCGCGGAAACCATCTGCGCGCGGGGGGAGGCTCGTGGCGAGTTACGTCCCGGCTACGACACCAAGCTGATCGACGAGATCGTGCCGGCCGTGATCTTCATGCGTGGCTTCGCACTCGGCGAGTCTGTCGACCAGCCGTACCTCGAGCACCTCGTCGACGACATCATTCTGCCCCTGCTAAGACGCTGACCCCGTACGCCCGATCGACGCCCCGTCGCTGACGAGGGTGGATCTCCGCATGCCCTGAATTGGGGGACCCCTTCATGTCCATCTCGACCTCCGACGCCTCGACTCCGCCGGATATGTCGCCCAAACCACGAAACAGGTGGTTGGCGCTGACCGTTATCGCGGTCTCCCAGCTGCTTATCGTGCTTGACGCCACGATCGTCAACATCGCCCTGCCGACGGCCCAGACCGCGCTCAACATCAGCGACGCCGACCGGCAGTGGATGATCACGGCGTACACCCTGGCCTTCGGTGGCCTGTTGCTGCTCGGCGGCCGGATCGCCGACTTCACCGGGCGCAAGCGGGCGTTCATCATCGGCCTGCTCGGCTTCGCCGCCGCGTCGGCGCTGGGCGGCCTCGCCACCAACGCCGAGACGCTGTTCGCGGCCCGCGCTCTGCAGGGCGCGTTCGGCGCGCTCATGGCCCCGGCCGCGTTGTCGCTGCTCACGGTCACGTTCACCGAGCCGCGCGAGCGGGCCCGGGCGTTCGGCGTCTACGGCGCCATCGCCGGTGGTGGCGGCGCCGTCGGCCTGCTGCTGGGCGGGCTGCTCACCGAGTACGCCTCCTGGCGCTGGACCCTGCTGGTCAGCACCCCCATCGCGATCGTGGCCGCGCTGGCCGCCGTCCGCTTCGTCGGCGAGAGCCGCGCCGAGGGCAACACCCGGTACGACCTGCCCGGCGCCCTCACCTCCACGGCCGGCCTGGTCGCGCTGGTGTACGGCTTCACCAAGGCCAGCGAGGACGGCTGGGGCTCGCCCGTCACCGTCGCCTGGCTGATCGGGGCCGGTCTGCTGCTGGTCTTGTTCGTCGTGATCGAGCTGCGCAGCTCGCACCCGCTGCTGCCGATGCGCGTCATCCTCGACCGTAACCGCGGGGGAGCGTACGTCGCGGCTCTGCTGATCGGCTCCGGCCTGTTCGGCGTCTTCCTCTTCCTCACCTTCTACCTGCAGCAGACCCTCGGCTACTCGGCCCTGATGACCGGCGTCGCGTTCCTGCCGTTCACCCTCGGCATCATCGCCGGCGCCGGGTTCTCGGCCCAGGTGCAGACCCGGGTCGGCCCGCGGCTGCTGATGTTCGGCGGCCTGCTGCTCTCGACGATCGGCATGGTCATGCTGACCCGCATCGGCGTCGACACCGGCTTCTGGACGCACGTCTTCCCGGCCGAACTGGTGATCAGCTTCGGCATGGGCGTGACGTTCGGGCCCATGTCCAACACGGCTCTTGTCGGCGTGGCCAACCACGACGCCGGGGTGGCCAGCGCGCTGATCAACACGACCCAGCAGATCGGCGGCTCGCTGGGCACGGCCCTGCTCAACACCATCTTCACCTCGGCCGTTGCCGGTTACCTGGCCGACCACCGCGCCGAGATCACCAGCCCCGACCAGGTTCCGGCCCTGCAGGCGGTGGCGACGGTCCACAGCTACACCGTCGCCTTCTGGGTCAGCGCGGCCCTGATCGGCCTGGCCGCCCTGGTCGCGGTGATCCTGGTGCGCGCCGGCCGCGAAGAGGTCGCCGCGAACGAGGGCGTCCCGGTCGGCGTCTGACCTGCCGTACGGTCTGCCGCGCGGTCAACGGTGACCGCGCGGCAGCCGTACGGGCTGGTCCTGAAACGCCTCTGCCGCGGGGCCGGCGGTCAATCCTGGGTGCGCGGCAGACGCACAACGACTTTTGTGCCCGCCTGCTCCTGCGACGACAGCGTGATCGAGCCCCGGTGGCGTTCCACGACCACGCGGCTGAGCGCAAGCCCGAGCCCGGCACCGGGAATGCCGGTGTGCCGGGCGTTGCCGCCGCGATACAGCCTCCGGAAGAGCCGGGCCTGCTCGGAAGGCGCCACCCCCAGGCCCTGGTCGACGATCGTCAGCACCGCCAGCTCGCCGTGCTCGTCGTCGAGCGAGACCGTCACCGTCGAATCGGGGCGGCTGAACTTGATCGCGTTGCTGAGCAGCGCGTCCACCACCTGCCGCAGCCGCCCGCCGTCCCCGTCCACGACCAGCTCCGGGGGCAGCTCGGCCTCGACCGTGATCCGCCGGTGCTGCGTGCTCGCCGTCTGGGCCTCGATCACGCCGGCCACCACCTCGGCGAGGTCGACCGGCTCGATCACCAGCCGGGCGTGCCCGGACTCCAGCGCGGCCAGGTCCAGCAACTTCTCGACCAGGTCCCGCAGCCGGGCGTTGTTGCGCTGCACCACGTCGAGCAGCTCGCGCACCTCGCCCAGCAAGACGTCGTCGGGGGACTCGGCGATCAGATCCACGTACGCCCCGATCGAGGTCAGCGGCGTGCGCAGCTCGTGCCCGACCAGCGAGATGTACTCGTCGGTGGCCGCCGCCAGATGCAGGGCCAGCACCTCCGCCCGGCGCTGCTCCAAGAAGGTCCCGATGAGCGCGGCCAGCCCGGTCAGCAGCACAGCGAGGGCGGGGTCGGGCTCCTGCCGGGCGTACGTGAAAAAGGTCATCACCCCGATCACCCGGTCGCCGCCGTGCACCGGCACCGCCCCGGCCGCCGTGAAGGCGCTCTCGGACACCATCGTGGGCAGCACCGGCGACTCGGGCGAGTGCAGGTCGGGCACCCAGATCAGCTCGGCCCTCTCCCAGCACCGGCCGGCCAGCCCCACCCCGCGGGCGAAACTCACCGGCGTCGGCAGCGGACACTCCCCCGGGGCGGTGTAGCAGCCCGCCGGGCGCAGCAGGTCGGTGATCTCATCGACCAGCCACAGCCGCAGGTACGGCCACCCGAGCGTCTCGCCGATCGCGCACAGGATCCGGTCGGCGGCGTCCGAGGCGTCCTGGAAGTCGGCCAGCACCTTGAGCACCTGGTTCTCGCAGTCCTGGTACTGCTGGGTGCGATGCTGGGTCGTCACGTCGTGCATCGCCGACACCGCCCCGCTAATGGTGCCGTCCTTGTCCCGTACGGGGGTCGCGTTGACGGCGAACCAGCGGGGCCGGCCCGAATCGTCGTGGGCCAGGACCTCGGCCTGCTTGACGTGCTCGCCGGCCAGCGCCCGGGACAGGGCCCGCTCGTGGGTACGCAGGGGAGTGCCGTCCTCGCGCAGGATCGCGAACCGATGGTCGTCCGGGGCCTCGGGCACGTCGCCGACGCCGTCCGTGGTGAACATGCGCATCGCCTGGTTCACCAGCACCACCCGGCCGTGCCGGTCACACGCGGCCACCCCGGCCTCGAGACAGTCGAGCAGCGCCTCCAGGAAGGCCGGATCGCTGGGCACGATGTCCGGCTCGGCCGCGCGCGTCGGAACGGCGTCGAGGTGGGTGCGCAGCGCCGCGGTCAGCTCGGGCACCCCGAACGGCTTGCCGATCACCGCCAGCGCGCCGGTCGCGGCCAGCCGGGGGTCGCCGGGCAGCAGGTAGGCGGTGATCAGCACGACCGGTGTGGCGGCCACCCGCTGGTCGTCGCGGACCGCACGGCACAGTTCCAGCCCGTCCAGGTGCGGCATGTCGATGTCGGCGACCAGCAGGTCGGGCCGCCGGTCGAGGACCGCTCGGAGCGCCTCCCGGCCGTCACCGGCGACGACCACCTCGTGCCCGAGCCGGCGCACCACCTCAGCGATCACTCGCTGGTGATCGGGGTTGTCCTCGGCCACCACCACAACAGCCACGCGTGCCAGGCTAGGGTGGTCGTTACACGGCGCGAGCGGCTTTGGCCGATGATCCCCGCTTCGTGGCGCCTTGGCCCCTTCCGCTGCGTGACATCAGACTCTTCCGGCGGCCGGGCAGTGCGCTGCCGCCCCAACAGGGGTAGGTGAACAGAGTGCCGGTCAACAACGTCGGACTGAGGTCCGAGCGCGGGCCCGTCCTCGCCGCCGTGATGCTGTCCACCGCCCTGATCGCGATCGACTCCACCATCGTCGCGACCGCGGTGCCCTCGATCGTCAAGGACATCGGCGGCTTCACCGAGTTCCCCTGGCTGTTCTCGATCTATCTGCTGGCTCAGGCCGTGTCGGTGCCGGTCTACGGCAAGCTCAACGACCTGTTCGGCCGCAAACCGGTGATCCTCTGGGGCATCGCGCTGTTCCTGCTCGGCTCGATCCTGTGCGGCGCGGCCTGGAGCATGCTCTCGCTGATCATCTTCCGGGTGGTGCAGGGCCTCGGCGCCGGCGCGATCATGCCGACCACCATCACGATCGTCGGTGACCTTTACTCCGTACGGGAAAGAGCGAAGGTCCAGGGGTACGTGGCGAGCGTGTGGGGCGTCTCGTCGGTGATCGGCCCGACGCTGGGCGGCGTCTTCAGCGAGTGGGCCGACTGGCGCTGGATCTTCTTCATCAACATCCCGCTCTGCCTGCTCGCCGGCGCCATGATCATGCGGCGTTTCCACGAGCGGAAGCAGCGCGGCCGTCCCGTCATCGACTACCCGGGCGCCGCGCTGCTCACGGCCGGCCTGACCCTGGTGATCCTGGGCGTGCTCGAGGGCGGTCAGGCCTGGGCGTGGGCATCGCCGACCAGCCTGCTCGTCCTCGGCGGTGGCGTGGCGCTGCTCGTCGTGTTCGGTTTCGTCGAGCGTTCGGCCGCCGCCCCCGTGCTGCCGCTGTGGGTGTTCCGCCGCCGCTTGCTGGTGACCAGCGGCCAGCTCGCCATCGGCGTCGGCGCGATCCTGCTGGCGCTGAGCGCGTACGTGCCCGTTTTCGTGCAGGACGTGCTCGGTCACGGCCCGCTGGTGGCCGGTTTCGCCCTGGCCGCGCTCACCCTGGGCTGGCCCATCTCGGCGAGCCAGGCCGGCAAGGTCTACCTGAGGGTCGGTTTCCGGGTGTGCGCGCTGATCGGCGCCACCCTCGTGCTGATCGGCTCGTCGCTGTTGCTGCTGCTCGACGAGCAGTCGTCGGTCTTCACGGTCGGCGGGTTCTGCCTGTTCATCGGCCTCGGCATGGGCTTGACGGCGGCGCCGACCCTGATCGCCGCCCAGTCCAGCGTCGGCTGGTCCGACCGTGGCGTGGTCACAGCCAACAACATCTTTCTGCGTTCCCTGGGCAGCGCCCTCGGCGCGGCGGTCTTCGGCGCCATAGCCAACGCGACCATCGGTGGCGACGACGTCGACCCGGCCCGCCTCACCCTGGCCGTCCACCGCATCTTCATCGGCATGGTCCTGGTCGCGGTGGTGATGGTCGCGCTGGCCGCGTTGATCCCGCGCTCCGCCGACGCCGTCACCACACCGGAAAACCTCGACACCGCCCCGGACGACGCCCCCACATCCAGCCGTTGACGCATCGGCCGGTCGTCCGCAGTCGCAGACGCACCCCCCGGTGAACCGAGGGGTGCGTGTCGTTCGAGCTGGTCAGCCGGCCGTGTACGGGTTCCCCGTGCCCGGGACCTTGACACCCAGGCCCTTGCGCGCCTGCTCGGCCTTGCGGAACACGTCGACGATGTCGTACGCGATGCTCACGCCCGTCGTGAGCATGACGACGACCGAGATCCAGCCCTGCAGGTCGACGTCGGTGCCGTTGAAGCCGGTGAACGCCGGGTTGAAGAAGTTGTCGCTGCTCAGCAGATAGATGATCACGCCGCCGGTGACGAGGCTGAGTACGGCGTTGACCACCGCGACGGGGCGGGTCCAGCGGCCGAGGCGGTAGACCCAGAACACCCACAGGCCCTTGAGGACGATCAGCGCGATCAGCACGGGCCACCAGAAGGACCAGTTGGCCGGGTCGAGCAGCGGCTCCTCGGTGAAGGTGAACTGCTGCAGCACCAGGGCTCCGATCACCACAGCCGGCCACAGCAGGTTGGCCGCGAACTGCACCCGGGTGAGTGCCCCCGGCTCGTACCGGGGAAGGTCTTGCGGGGTCCACTGCCGGTTGAGGTCGGACTTGCCCGCGCCGGTGCGCTCGACGATCCAGAAGGTGAGCGTGACCCAGAAGGCCATGTGCGCGCCGACGTTGATGATCGTGCCGACCGCCGTGCCGATCACCTCGCCGAACCCGGCGTCGTCGGCCAGGACCTGCACAAAGGCAGTCACCAGGACGACGATCGGCAGCACGAGCGTGAGCAGCGCCGTCAGCGAGCGGCGCCAGACCGGGTAGAGCTCGGGCCCGATCAAATAGTTGGGCCGGCCGGCATAACTGTCGGCCAATCTGTCCGGATCACCCAGTTCGAGCAGCGTCTGCTCGATCGCGGTGTCACGCGGCTCGCCGGCCTCGACGCGGGCGTCCACCGCGTCCTCGATGGAGGCGCGCAACTCGCGGTCGATGTCGGCGCGCTGCTGCTCGGGCAGGCGGCGCAGGGCGGTGAGGACGTAGCGGTCGACGAGGTTCGCAGTCATGGCGCTCATTCCTTCGTGCGGGTGGCGGAGAGGTCGGTGATGGCCTCGTCGAGGCGGGCCCATTCGCCCCGCAGGGCCTCGGCGATCGCGTCGCCCTGCGGGGTGGTCGTGTAGAACTTGCGCGGCCGGGCCTCGTCGGTGTTCCACGAACTGGTCAGCAGTCCCTGGCTCTCGAGCCGGCGCAGCAGCGGGTAGAGCGTGTTGGCTTCGACTTCGAAACCGGCCTCGCTCAGCGTCTCGAGCAGTGAATAGCCGTAACCCGGCGCCCGCAGGACGGTCAGGCTGGCGACGACCACCGTGCCCCGGCGCAGCTCCTGCAAGTGGCTGGCTAGTGTCGCGTCCGTTGTCATGCTCAGAACAATACTGTGTCTCGCACACTATGGCAACAGCACACACCAACGTGCGTCCAAGAACAATGTCAGAACCACGAAGACGTACGCCTCGTCACCTCGCACAACCGCAGGCAGGGCCGCTCTCCGCCTTCGGCGGCTGCCGCAACGCGACGGAGGAAACTGGTGACGGCCGTAGCGCGGGCTACGGCCGTGGCGGCGGGCCGGGCACGACAGTCAAAGCCGCAGACGACGCTCCACCCGCAGCAGGTATTCCCGGCGGTCCAGCGGGTTGTCGTCCCAGCGCTCACGCGCCGGGTACGGCGGCGGCACCGGGCGGTAACTGTCGAACGTGGCCTCCAGCACGCCCTCATCGTGGGTCAGACCCGCAACGGCCGACTCCAGCGACCGCAGCCGGCTGACCGGAACCCGGCCCTCGACCACAAAGGCCGGCCCGTCGATCAGCGACGACTCCATGTACCGGCCGAACACCGCGAGGACGGCGCTGAGCGTGCCGACCGGCCCGTCCAGGCGGAACCGGTGCACGGGCTCACACACGACGGTGCCCGCCCGGGACAGCGCCGACATCACCACGAGTGGGAGCAGCTTGCGGAAGTCACCCGCTCCGGTGGCCGGCGAGACATAGCCCGTACGGGTCACACCCACCCGGACGTCGATCACCGGCCAGCCGTGCAGACCCTGCGCCAACGTACGGCGAAGGGTGTCCTCAAGGGCGTCGCGAAAGAACTCCTCGGTCTTGAAAAGGTGGATCGGCACCTGCTCGATGGGGACGTCGAGCTCGAAACCCACCCCGCTGCCGGCCGGTCCCGGCTCGACGGTCAGTTCCAGGGTGGCAAGGTACGGGTTGTCGCCCTGCCCCAGAACTTCGAGGGCCCGTCCACGGCCGGCGGGGCGTTCCACGTGGAGCACGGTGGTCCCGCGGAACACGACGTCGATGCCGTACTGCTCGGCCAGGGTCGACTCGAGCACTTCCTTCTGCACCTCGCCGTACAGCGAGACAACCGCCTCACCCCGCCGCTCGTCATACCGCAAGTTGATCAGCGGATCCTGCTCGGCCAGCTCGCTCAGGGCGGTGTGCAACTGCCGCCGTTGCTCCGGCCGCACCGCAACGACAACACTCTCAACCGTGGGCGGTGCAAAGAGCTCCCCTGTGTACCCCTCCGCCCCGCCCGCCCGCATCGAGCCGCCCGCTGCCGTCGAGTCGTCCGCCTGCGTCGAGTCGTCCGCTCGCGTCGAGTCGTCCGCCTGTGTCGAGTCGTCCGCCTGTGTCGAGTCGCCTGCTGCCGTCGAGTCGCCCGCCCTCGTCGAGTCGCCCGCTCCCGTCGAGTCGCCCGCCCTTTCGGGGCCGTCGGCGCCTGCCGAGCCATTCGTGCCTGCCGAACTGTCCGCGCCTGGGGTGCCCGCCGGGCCGATCGCGCTGTCTGTTTGTTTTGTCCGGCCTGTGCCTGCCGTGCCTTTCGCATCCGTTTCGGGGGATGAGCCGGCCGCTCCTGCTGGGTGCTCCGCGCTGGTTCTCTTTGCTGCGCTGGTTGTGCCGATCACATCGCCGATTCGGACGTCGCGCAGACCGTGCAACTTTGCGATCTGCCCGGCGGAAACGTGCGAAACCGCGGGACTGCCCACCGACGCGGCCTCGATCGCCGTGACCACCCCGTGCGCAGTCCGATCGCGAACCCTGAGCGTGCCACTGACCATCCGGACGTACGCGACCCGCGCCCCCGCTCGATCCCGCTCGATCTTGAACACTGTCCCGCCGAGCGGCCCGTCCGAATCACCCCCAGCGACCGGCAGCAGGTCGACAAGACCGTGCAACAACGCGTCAATCCCAGCCCCGGTGACCGCCGATCCGAAGAACACCGGATAGAAAGACGCATCGCGCGTGCACGAGCGCAGCACATCACGCAACTCCGCGTACGGAACCGAAGACTCATCCCGAACCCAGTCGGCAAGCAGCCGCGAGTCCCCCGAGAGGTCAACCAGCCGCTCCACAAACACCTCATCGGCCCTGCCAAGCGTGCGCGCGCGGTCGTCCTCACCGCCCCGGGCGTGCCCAGCCTCGTCCACGTTCGCGCCGCGCTGCCCGTCCCCGTCGTGCCGGGTGTGCGTGCCGGCGTCGGAGTTCGCGTCGCGCTGCCCGTCCCCGCCGTGGCGGGTGTCCGTGCCGTGTTGCTTGTTCGTGCCGTGTTGGGCGTGGCCAGTCCCGTCCGCGTTCGCGCCGTGCTGCCCGTCCCCGTCGTGCCGGGTGTGCGTGCCGGCGTCCAAGTTCGCGCTGTGCTGCTTGTTCCGGCCCTGCTGCTTGTCCGCGCCGTGCTGGGCGTGCGTGCCGGCGTCGGAGTTCGCGTCGCGCTGCCCGTTTCCGCCGTCGCGGGTGTCCGTGCCGTGTTGCTTGTCCGTGCCGTGTTGGGCGTGGCCAGTCCGATCCGCGTTCGCGTCGCGCCCTCCGTGCCCGCAGTGGCGGGTGTGCGTGCCGGCGTCGATGTTGGCGTCGTGTTGCTTGTTCGTGCCGTGTTGGGCGTGGCCAGTCCCGTCCACGTTCGCGTCGCGCTGCCCGTGCCTGCCGTGGCGGGTGTGCGTGCCGGCGTCGATGTTCGCGTCGTGTTGCTTGTTCGTGCTGTGTTGGGCGTGGCCAGTCCCGTCACCGCTCGCGTCGCGCCGCCCGTCTTCACCGTTTCTGGCGTGCCGACCGCCGTCCCCCACCGCGCGGCCGCGTTCGTGCGTGGTTGCGCTCGGGTTTGGCTGGTGTGGGGAGGACTGCGCAGTGCCGAGCGGATAGGCCGTCGCTTGCGGGGTGCCCGGGTCGCGCACGCCGCTCACCGGCACGATGTCGGGTGTCAACCGTGTGGCGATCTCGTCGAGGACGCCGTCGTAGCGCGCCCCGGCCCGGTCGATCTTGTTGACGAAGATCAGCGTGGGTACGCGCAAACGGCGAAGAGTGCGCAGAAGCACGCGAGTCTGCGCCTGCACGCCCTCGACCGCCGAGACGACGAGGACAGCCCCGTCGAGCACACGCAACGCCCGCTCCACCTCGGCGATGAAGTCCGGGTGGCCGGGCGTGTCGATCAGGTTGACGACGCGGTCGCCGAGCGGGAACGACGCGACAGCGGTCTTGATCGTGATGCCGCGCCGCCGCTCCAGGTCGAGCGAGTCGGTTCGGGTGGTGCCGGCGTCCACACTGCCGATGGCGTCGATCACGCCCCCGGCATAGAGCAGGCGCTCGGTCAGACTGGTCTTACCGGCGTCGACATGGGCGACGATTCCGAGATTGAGAAAGGGCACGCTGAGTCAGATCCTTCGAGGAGACGGCTTCCAACAGGCGGGGCGGGAAACCGTTTCGCATTGCTCCTCCTCCGTTCACGGACCTGACTCCCCGGACGTTAGCGCGCCCCCAAGCCCCCCGCCTCCGATTTACCGCCCGGCGATTCGTCCTCTTCGCCCACCCGAAGCGAAGGCGTCAACGGACCAACTACCGTCCCTCTCTGACCGCCCCGGACTTGGCCTTCCTCGCCATGCCGGCGGTGCGTCCGTCGTGCAGATCCAGGTCTCGCACGTTCTCACGTCGAGTCCGGTCAGTTGCCGCGTCCGGGTCTTGCGTGTTCCTGTGTCCGGGTGCACCGTCGTGGCCGGATCACGCATGTCTCACGGAAACGCGCACGTTCTTGTGTCTCGGCGTGCCGGGTGCTGCTCCGCAAAACGCGCATCTCCGAGTGTCCGGGGGCGCACGTTCCTGCATCAGGACCACAACGGTTCAGCAGCAGGCGACCGGCCTGCCGTACGTCATCTCCCCAACGCCATGACCCCGACCGGCTCTCCGCCCGCCGGCTGCTCGCCCATCGCCCGCCCGCCTCGTCCGCGCCGGTGGGCCGGGGACAGCACCAACAGCGGTCCGGCCGCACCGCTGAGGAACGCTCGCAGCCGACGACGAAGCACTGTGGCGGATCTGACAGCCCTCGCACGGCCGAAGAGCAACGACACGCGACATAGAACCGCCGCGAGCTGTCCTCACGCACGACTTCGAGCGGGCCGCGTATCTCCCTGAGCGCCCGGGGGCCTGTCGGCGGCAGAGGGCTTCTGATCAGAGTCGGCTCGGCAGGCGGTAGGGGCCGGGCGTCCTAGCGTGTGCGGCATGCCTGAGCTGATCGAACCGACCATCCGCCTGCACGCCGCGTTTCTCGACTGCCACGACGAGTGGGGGCCGGGCCTGCACGAGGACGGCTTCGGGCTGGGCGAGGACGACGACGTGCGTACTCCTGCCGGTTTCGCCGCTTGGGTGGCGCGGATTCTGCGCGGTTCCCACCCGACCGGCACGCCCTGCCCCGAGGGTAAACACGCGACAATGCGC from Paractinoplanes brasiliensis encodes the following:
- a CDS encoding TetR/AcrR family transcriptional regulator — its product is MVEQARTASPAVRSRRLDSEREQAILRAAYELLSETGYQGLRVDAVAARAQASKATLYRHWPTKAELVTDAVRTCKAAEAPLPDTGSLRGDLLAWFDDMACMIRSEEGPLLAGLFMALHTDPELAAQLRRMRESKIPFAETICARGEARGELRPGYDTKLIDEIVPAVIFMRGFALGESVDQPYLEHLVDDIILPLLRR
- a CDS encoding MFS transporter, encoding MSPKPRNRWLALTVIAVSQLLIVLDATIVNIALPTAQTALNISDADRQWMITAYTLAFGGLLLLGGRIADFTGRKRAFIIGLLGFAAASALGGLATNAETLFAARALQGAFGALMAPAALSLLTVTFTEPRERARAFGVYGAIAGGGGAVGLLLGGLLTEYASWRWTLLVSTPIAIVAALAAVRFVGESRAEGNTRYDLPGALTSTAGLVALVYGFTKASEDGWGSPVTVAWLIGAGLLLVLFVVIELRSSHPLLPMRVILDRNRGGAYVAALLIGSGLFGVFLFLTFYLQQTLGYSALMTGVAFLPFTLGIIAGAGFSAQVQTRVGPRLLMFGGLLLSTIGMVMLTRIGVDTGFWTHVFPAELVISFGMGVTFGPMSNTALVGVANHDAGVASALINTTQQIGGSLGTALLNTIFTSAVAGYLADHRAEITSPDQVPALQAVATVHSYTVAFWVSAALIGLAALVAVILVRAGREEVAANEGVPVGV
- a CDS encoding hybrid sensor histidine kinase/response regulator, whose protein sequence is MAVVVVAEDNPDHQRVIAEVVRRLGHEVVVAGDGREALRAVLDRRPDLLVADIDMPHLDGLELCRAVRDDQRVAATPVVLITAYLLPGDPRLAATGALAVIGKPFGVPELTAALRTHLDAVPTRAAEPDIVPSDPAFLEALLDCLEAGVAACDRHGRVVLVNQAMRMFTTDGVGDVPEAPDDHRFAILREDGTPLRTHERALSRALAGEHVKQAEVLAHDDSGRPRWFAVNATPVRDKDGTISGAVSAMHDVTTQHRTQQYQDCENQVLKVLADFQDASDAADRILCAIGETLGWPYLRLWLVDEITDLLRPAGCYTAPGECPLPTPVSFARGVGLAGRCWERAELIWVPDLHSPESPVLPTMVSESAFTAAGAVPVHGGDRVIGVMTFFTYARQEPDPALAVLLTGLAALIGTFLEQRRAEVLALHLAAATDEYISLVGHELRTPLTSIGAYVDLIAESPDDVLLGEVRELLDVVQRNNARLRDLVEKLLDLAALESGHARLVIEPVDLAEVVAGVIEAQTASTQHRRITVEAELPPELVVDGDGGRLRQVVDALLSNAIKFSRPDSTVTVSLDDEHGELAVLTIVDQGLGVAPSEQARLFRRLYRGGNARHTGIPGAGLGLALSRVVVERHRGSITLSSQEQAGTKVVVRLPRTQD
- a CDS encoding MFS transporter encodes the protein MPVNNVGLRSERGPVLAAVMLSTALIAIDSTIVATAVPSIVKDIGGFTEFPWLFSIYLLAQAVSVPVYGKLNDLFGRKPVILWGIALFLLGSILCGAAWSMLSLIIFRVVQGLGAGAIMPTTITIVGDLYSVRERAKVQGYVASVWGVSSVIGPTLGGVFSEWADWRWIFFINIPLCLLAGAMIMRRFHERKQRGRPVIDYPGAALLTAGLTLVILGVLEGGQAWAWASPTSLLVLGGGVALLVVFGFVERSAAAPVLPLWVFRRRLLVTSGQLAIGVGAILLALSAYVPVFVQDVLGHGPLVAGFALAALTLGWPISASQAGKVYLRVGFRVCALIGATLVLIGSSLLLLLDEQSSVFTVGGFCLFIGLGMGLTAAPTLIAAQSSVGWSDRGVVTANNIFLRSLGSALGAAVFGAIANATIGGDDVDPARLTLAVHRIFIGMVLVAVVMVALAALIPRSADAVTTPENLDTAPDDAPTSSR
- a CDS encoding permease prefix domain 1-containing protein, translated to MTANLVDRYVLTALRRLPEQQRADIDRELRASIEDAVDARVEAGEPRDTAIEQTLLELGDPDRLADSYAGRPNYLIGPELYPVWRRSLTALLTLVLPIVVLVTAFVQVLADDAGFGEVIGTAVGTIINVGAHMAFWVTLTFWIVERTGAGKSDLNRQWTPQDLPRYEPGALTRVQFAANLLWPAVVIGALVLQQFTFTEEPLLDPANWSFWWPVLIALIVLKGLWVFWVYRLGRWTRPVAVVNAVLSLVTGGVIIYLLSSDNFFNPAFTGFNGTDVDLQGWISVVVMLTTGVSIAYDIVDVFRKAEQARKGLGVKVPGTGNPYTAG
- a CDS encoding PadR family transcriptional regulator; protein product: MTTDATLASHLQELRRGTVVVASLTVLRAPGYGYSLLETLSEAGFEVEANTLYPLLRRLESQGLLTSSWNTDEARPRKFYTTTPQGDAIAEALRGEWARLDEAITDLSATRTKE